One Gemmatimonas sp. DNA window includes the following coding sequences:
- a CDS encoding serine hydrolase domain-containing protein: MQLRSVIRSVIRSASVAVACVGAVAAPAARLAAQPSSTLTARLDSVFASVDSTTTPGCAVGISQANRPAAYRSYGLANLEHPVPIDTLTVFEAGSVSKQFTAAAVLLLSQQKLLSLNDPVRRWIPELWVGLPAFTVGDLLYHVSGLRDYGDLFELGGWPRGTRRYDNTDALGMLSRQRALNFTPRAEYLYSNSGYVLAAIIVARASGTSFSEYTQRAIFSPLGMTHTSWRDDYTRIVPRRAQGYSRNESDGGTWVLDMPFENGVGNGGLLTTVADLMRWQARFGPNPPSPIGGPAFVTAMEQQITLTTGRLSGYALGLEIDTIAGERTVAHGGWTAGYKSYVGRVPTRGTSVALLCNAGSLNTEEVGAVLLAIAAGLPMGAYYAEPQLGAAADLLDQASLGRFAGSYRSSRTRQAVRVRAHANGITVNSWTGYRRTTDSSFTALTGDRVITFRFDAAKRPTGYVIRQANDAMAYERVEAWTPNAVERASLVGRYRCKEADAVVEIVQRAGGLAFRRRGRLDDQLVPRYRDAFTIGDLGWLLTVRREARRRVIGLDLGGTRSRTVPCVRVPGTLSASRPGP, from the coding sequence ATGCAACTTCGCTCCGTGATTCGCTCCGTGATTCGCTCCGCTTCCGTCGCCGTCGCCTGCGTCGGCGCGGTTGCGGCCCCCGCCGCGCGGTTGGCGGCGCAGCCGTCGTCCACCCTCACCGCGCGCCTCGACTCGGTCTTCGCGTCGGTCGACTCCACCACGACGCCAGGCTGCGCCGTTGGGATCAGTCAGGCCAATCGTCCCGCCGCGTATCGCAGCTATGGGCTAGCGAACCTTGAGCATCCCGTGCCCATCGACACGCTCACCGTGTTCGAAGCCGGCTCCGTGAGCAAGCAGTTCACGGCAGCGGCGGTGCTCCTACTGTCCCAGCAGAAGCTGCTGTCCCTCAACGACCCCGTTCGCCGATGGATTCCTGAACTGTGGGTGGGGCTGCCGGCATTCACGGTGGGCGACCTACTGTATCACGTGAGCGGCCTGCGCGACTACGGCGATTTGTTCGAACTGGGTGGGTGGCCGCGGGGCACCCGTCGCTACGACAACACCGATGCGCTGGGCATGCTGTCTCGCCAACGGGCGCTCAACTTCACACCGCGTGCGGAGTACCTGTACTCGAACTCCGGATACGTCTTGGCTGCCATCATCGTGGCGCGCGCGTCCGGTACCTCGTTCAGCGAGTACACGCAGCGCGCCATCTTTTCCCCGCTTGGCATGACGCATACCTCGTGGCGCGACGACTACACGCGCATCGTCCCTCGCCGGGCTCAGGGCTATTCGCGCAACGAGAGTGACGGCGGCACCTGGGTACTCGACATGCCGTTCGAGAACGGCGTCGGCAACGGCGGACTGCTTACCACCGTCGCGGACCTCATGCGGTGGCAGGCACGATTCGGCCCCAACCCGCCATCGCCGATCGGCGGCCCGGCGTTCGTGACGGCGATGGAACAGCAGATTACGCTCACCACCGGCCGGCTGTCCGGCTACGCCCTGGGTCTCGAGATCGATACCATCGCCGGCGAACGTACGGTGGCGCATGGCGGCTGGACCGCGGGCTACAAGTCATACGTGGGACGCGTGCCCACCCGCGGGACCTCCGTGGCACTGCTGTGCAACGCCGGATCGCTCAACACCGAAGAGGTGGGCGCGGTGTTGCTCGCGATCGCCGCCGGATTGCCGATGGGAGCGTACTACGCCGAGCCACAGCTCGGGGCCGCCGCCGACCTGCTTGACCAGGCGTCGCTGGGCCGCTTTGCGGGATCGTATCGCAGCAGTCGCACGCGTCAGGCCGTGCGCGTGCGTGCGCACGCCAACGGAATCACCGTGAATAGCTGGACCGGATATCGACGCACGACCGACAGCTCCTTCACGGCGCTGACCGGCGACCGCGTGATCACCTTCCGGTTCGATGCGGCGAAACGCCCAACCGGCTACGTGATTCGCCAGGCAAACGACGCCATGGCATACGAGCGCGTCGAGGCGTGGACGCCGAACGCAGTCGAACGCGCGTCGTTGGTCGGTCGCTATCGGTGCAAAGAAGCGGATGCGGTCGTCGAAATTGTTCAGCGAGCAGGCGGCCTGGCGTTCAGGCGACGCGGGCGCCTCGACGACCAGTTGGTGCCTCGCTACCGAGATGCGTTCACGATCGGCGATCTCGGCTGGCTGCTGACGGTGCGTCGCGAGGCTCGCCGCCGCGTGATCGGACTCGATCTTGGCGGCACGCGCTCGCGTACCGTACCCTGCGTGCGCGTACCCGGCACCCTTTCGGCATCGCGACCGGGACCATAG
- a CDS encoding helix-turn-helix domain-containing protein: MIWGRNSIVLAIAIGNGLILAALLWQAGTRRPFLRPLAALVALIAVRLTPYAIGFAGAYDQHQWLTFAPFDYSLAFGPLVWLYVTRLATDEWPVRWRWHLVPVLLQLGYQLVAFALPLETKWHWYTGTHRELVEPIGFAGVISSLVAYVVIAWRQFAAWQQYMDDQLSNREAYRLGVVRVVLVGTALVAVLAALFALRSWFMAPTDYFDRFPMVVALAVLAYVLGLAGWRQSAMDVPVITPHAEQPEEHPVQRLEEPPAKPPTPGRPRQDYEALGAEWYERTRIGQWYRDPTLTLSEFAGRLGVSPRTASRVLRDGLGLTFNAFVNGLRVEAVRQCLANSADTRDLLPIALDAGFASKASFNRAFREATGVSPTTMRASRPG; the protein is encoded by the coding sequence ATGATCTGGGGACGCAACTCCATCGTGCTGGCCATCGCTATCGGCAATGGCCTCATCCTGGCGGCGCTGCTCTGGCAGGCCGGTACGCGTCGCCCTTTTCTGCGTCCACTGGCCGCCTTGGTGGCGCTCATTGCGGTACGCTTGACGCCGTACGCCATCGGCTTCGCGGGCGCGTACGACCAGCATCAGTGGCTCACGTTTGCGCCCTTCGATTACTCGTTGGCGTTCGGCCCGCTTGTCTGGCTGTACGTCACGCGGCTCGCTACGGACGAATGGCCGGTGCGGTGGCGCTGGCATCTGGTGCCGGTGTTGCTGCAACTCGGCTACCAGCTGGTTGCGTTCGCGCTGCCGCTGGAGACCAAATGGCACTGGTACACCGGAACCCATCGCGAACTCGTCGAGCCCATCGGGTTCGCCGGCGTCATTTCGTCGCTCGTCGCGTATGTCGTCATCGCCTGGCGCCAGTTCGCCGCATGGCAGCAGTACATGGACGACCAGCTCAGCAACCGGGAGGCCTACCGTCTTGGGGTGGTTCGCGTGGTGCTCGTTGGCACCGCCCTCGTCGCCGTGCTCGCGGCACTGTTCGCCCTGCGCAGCTGGTTCATGGCGCCGACCGACTACTTCGACCGGTTTCCCATGGTCGTCGCGCTCGCCGTGCTGGCCTACGTGCTAGGGCTGGCCGGTTGGAGGCAGTCGGCGATGGACGTGCCGGTCATCACGCCGCACGCGGAGCAACCTGAGGAGCACCCTGTACAGCGCCTGGAGGAGCCTCCCGCCAAGCCCCCGACGCCCGGCCGCCCGCGCCAGGACTACGAGGCGCTGGGCGCGGAATGGTATGAGCGCACGCGCATCGGACAGTGGTATCGCGATCCCACCCTCACGCTCTCCGAATTCGCCGGCCGGCTTGGTGTCTCTCCACGAACGGCGTCACGCGTGCTGCGCGATGGTCTCGGACTCACCTTCAACGCGTTCGTGAACGGCCTCCGCGTTGAGGCCGTGCGGCAGTGCCTGGCCAACTCCGCCGACACGCGCGACCTACTGCCGATCGCGCTGGACGCCGGTTTTGCGTCGAAGGCCAGCTTCAACCGGGCCTTCCGCGAGGCGACCGGCGTCTCGCCGACTACCATGCGCGCCTCCAGGCCGGGCTAG
- a CDS encoding amidohydrolase family protein, with amino-acid sequence MRAFRFLLGLAVLAAGSLEAQQSSRTEPVTGLRDNSTGYHALVGARVVTAPGQVLSNATIVVRNGLITAVGAGMAAPAGARVWDLKGLTVYPGFIDASADLGGDAPPQGGDVGPTHWNPQVRAWFSTTANLKDDSTRRTALRSLGFGTALAVPRQGIFRGSASVLNLSDGGVRERVLRPDLAQSIGFQRSFALGGMYPNSAMGTVALLKQTFMDAEWYIRAWGTYESSGRSLLPPETSEALSALAKAVKGTQPVYFETTSEEEYLRAYKLAQDYKLTPWFRGSGQEYRLIDVLKGRTQPLVLPLNFPDAPNVSSPEAATNVSLADLRHWYLAPTNPSQLAAAGVPFAITADGLSSLTQFLPNLRTAVARGLAPDKALAALTTVPAAFLGIEKTHGTIAVGKAANLVISDGDLFTEESSVRDVWVQGRQYGITRPPQVDPRGTWTITSDDAGTFKTATLRLEGPLNRIRGTVEMAGRRPVPLTSVRVIAETGRLEATFAGEPLGQEGALLLAGSVRDTTFFGWLSLPNGTDAQYRGTRTEAFEGPARGAVAVKVPKIELPFIRPSMEFGRTAQPAQPAVLLVRNATVWTQGSQGRLENADLLVQAGKVVRVGQKLAAPAGAVIVDATGKHVTPGLIDPHTHSGVSAVNESGFAIVPEVQMGDVITHNNIWFYRQLAGGLTTTMIKHGSANPIGGENVYVKTRWGSLPDEYKIVGAPRTVKFALGENPKRSPTRYPNTRMGVQEIIRDHFLAARDYEKEWKNWEKTKTGIPPRKDLRMEAVLDILNQKLLVSSHGYRADEFLALVRLAEEFGFRIQTLQHGVEAYKIASELKKSGVAAVVWSDWGAFKLEAYDATSYNARLLMEAGVVTSLHSDDAEISTRMNWEAGKLLRSGVDEIMALSTVTNQSAKAIAIDTKVGSLEAGKDADFVIWNGNPLSQFTKAEQTWVDGRKYFSIDEDKVLREEIAKQRAQLIQAVIAAGVTETPAGAPARGRGGEGARK; translated from the coding sequence GTGAGAGCGTTTCGTTTCCTCCTCGGCCTAGCGGTGCTCGCTGCTGGATCGCTCGAGGCCCAGCAGTCCTCGCGCACGGAGCCGGTGACCGGCCTGCGCGACAACTCCACGGGCTACCACGCCCTCGTGGGCGCGCGCGTGGTCACGGCCCCGGGTCAGGTCCTGAGCAACGCCACGATCGTGGTCCGCAACGGCCTCATCACCGCCGTCGGTGCCGGGATGGCCGCGCCTGCCGGAGCCCGCGTGTGGGACCTCAAGGGCCTCACCGTCTATCCCGGCTTCATCGACGCCTCCGCCGACCTCGGCGGCGATGCGCCCCCGCAGGGCGGCGATGTCGGCCCCACGCACTGGAATCCGCAGGTGCGCGCGTGGTTCAGCACCACCGCCAATCTCAAGGACGACTCCACTCGCCGCACCGCGCTGCGCTCGCTCGGCTTCGGCACCGCGCTCGCCGTGCCGCGTCAGGGCATTTTCCGCGGTTCTGCGTCGGTGCTCAACCTCAGTGATGGCGGCGTGCGTGAACGGGTGCTGCGCCCCGATCTCGCGCAGTCGATCGGCTTTCAGCGCTCCTTCGCGCTCGGCGGCATGTATCCGAACTCCGCCATGGGTACGGTGGCCCTCCTGAAGCAGACCTTCATGGACGCCGAATGGTACATCCGCGCGTGGGGCACGTACGAAAGCAGTGGTCGCTCGCTGCTGCCGCCGGAAACGAGCGAAGCGCTGTCGGCGCTCGCCAAGGCCGTGAAGGGAACGCAGCCGGTCTACTTCGAGACCACCAGCGAAGAGGAATACCTCCGCGCCTACAAGCTCGCGCAGGACTACAAGCTCACGCCGTGGTTCCGCGGCAGTGGCCAGGAGTACCGTCTGATCGACGTGCTCAAGGGACGCACGCAGCCGCTCGTGCTGCCGCTCAACTTCCCTGATGCGCCGAACGTGTCGAGCCCGGAAGCCGCCACCAACGTGTCGCTGGCCGACCTCCGTCACTGGTATCTCGCGCCCACCAATCCGTCGCAGCTTGCGGCGGCCGGCGTGCCGTTCGCGATTACCGCCGACGGCCTCTCGTCGCTCACGCAGTTCCTGCCCAACCTGCGCACCGCCGTGGCGCGTGGCCTCGCGCCCGACAAGGCGCTCGCGGCCCTCACCACCGTCCCGGCCGCGTTCCTCGGCATCGAGAAGACGCACGGCACCATCGCCGTGGGCAAGGCCGCCAATCTGGTGATCAGCGACGGCGATCTCTTCACCGAAGAGTCGAGCGTGCGCGATGTGTGGGTGCAGGGCCGTCAGTACGGCATTACGCGCCCGCCGCAGGTCGACCCGCGCGGCACATGGACGATCACCTCCGACGACGCTGGCACCTTCAAGACGGCCACGCTGCGTCTCGAAGGCCCGCTCAATCGCATTCGCGGTACGGTGGAAATGGCCGGCCGTCGTCCGGTTCCGCTCACGTCGGTGCGCGTCATCGCCGAGACCGGTCGTCTCGAAGCGACGTTCGCCGGTGAGCCGCTCGGTCAGGAAGGCGCGCTGCTGCTCGCGGGCTCCGTGCGCGACACGACCTTCTTCGGCTGGCTCTCGCTCCCTAACGGCACCGACGCCCAGTATCGCGGCACGCGTACCGAAGCGTTCGAAGGCCCCGCCCGCGGCGCCGTGGCGGTGAAGGTGCCGAAGATCGAGCTGCCGTTCATTCGTCCGTCGATGGAGTTCGGACGCACGGCGCAGCCCGCGCAGCCTGCGGTCCTGCTGGTGCGCAACGCGACCGTGTGGACGCAGGGATCGCAGGGTCGCCTCGAGAATGCCGACCTGCTGGTGCAGGCGGGCAAGGTCGTGCGCGTGGGACAGAAGCTGGCCGCACCCGCCGGCGCGGTGATCGTCGACGCCACCGGCAAGCACGTCACGCCGGGACTCATCGATCCGCACACGCACTCCGGTGTGAGCGCGGTGAATGAATCGGGTTTCGCGATCGTGCCCGAAGTGCAGATGGGTGATGTCATCACGCACAACAACATCTGGTTCTATCGTCAGCTCGCCGGCGGTCTGACCACCACCATGATCAAGCACGGCTCGGCCAATCCGATCGGCGGCGAGAACGTGTATGTGAAGACACGGTGGGGCTCGCTCCCTGACGAGTACAAGATCGTGGGGGCGCCGCGCACCGTGAAGTTCGCACTCGGCGAAAACCCGAAGCGCAGCCCGACGCGCTATCCGAACACGCGCATGGGCGTGCAGGAAATCATTCGCGACCATTTCCTGGCCGCGCGTGACTACGAAAAGGAGTGGAAGAACTGGGAGAAGACGAAGACGGGTATTCCGCCGCGCAAGGATCTGCGTATGGAAGCGGTGCTCGACATTCTCAACCAGAAGCTTCTCGTGTCGTCGCACGGGTATCGCGCCGACGAGTTCCTCGCGTTGGTGCGTCTCGCCGAGGAGTTCGGCTTCCGTATTCAGACGCTGCAGCACGGCGTGGAAGCGTACAAGATCGCCAGTGAGCTGAAGAAGTCTGGCGTGGCGGCCGTGGTGTGGAGCGACTGGGGCGCGTTCAAGCTCGAAGCGTACGATGCCACGTCGTACAACGCGCGCTTGTTGATGGAAGCGGGTGTGGTCACGTCGCTGCATTCCGACGACGCCGAAATCTCGACGCGCATGAACTGGGAAGCAGGCAAGCTGCTCCGCTCCGGCGTGGACGAGATCATGGCGCTGTCTACGGTGACCAACCAGTCGGCGAAGGCGATCGCGATCGACACTAAGGTCGGTTCACTCGAAGCGGGCAAGGACGCCGACTTCGTGATCTGGAACGGCAATCCGCTATCGCAGTTCACGAAGGCCGAGCAGACGTGGGTGGATGGCCGGAAGTATTTCTCGATCGACGAAGACAAGGTGCTCCGCGAGGAGATAGCGAAGCAGCGCGCACAGCTCATTCAGGCCGTGATTGCGGCTGGAGTTACCGAGACGCCCGCCGGCGCACCGGCGCGTGGTCGCGGCGGCGAAGGAGCGCGCAAGTGA
- a CDS encoding amidohydrolase family protein: MIRPFLSTLDTMRIMNTTARRTSTRLATLALATAVAGLLAPRAAIAQERMTVAPQEQPVVLRGATIHTVTKGTITNGTIVLDRGKITAIGGPEVAVPRGAKVVDLAGKHIYPGLIDAYSTVGITEIGSVDVSNDINELGDFNPNVRAEVAVNAESRHIGTTRSAGVLVAFSTPEGGVISGLSSAMSLEGWTWEEMSMKGAAALNVKWPDPNAQPRRFGGGGPGGRGGPAGPPPKTYAEQVEQIKGYFAEARAYRDAVKSNQSVRTDARYAAMIPAIDGAIPVVVAAEGAAQINDAITWGKAEGIKLVIRGGRDALFVADRLKAENVPVILTSTMSAPDRQYEGYDNAYATPAKLHAAGVKFAIAGGSGALYSYRLPWEAGVAVAFGLPEEEALKAVTINAAEFMGVADKVGSLEVGKDATLLITTGTPLDMTSNIIQSYIQGREINMMDIHKLFFQKYLEKIKQQAPRKITP, translated from the coding sequence GTGATCCGTCCATTCCTTTCGACACTCGACACCATGCGAATCATGAACACGACGGCGCGCCGGACGAGCACTCGTCTCGCCACGCTGGCACTGGCGACGGCGGTCGCCGGACTGCTCGCTCCTCGCGCCGCGATTGCGCAGGAACGCATGACGGTGGCACCGCAGGAGCAGCCGGTCGTGTTGCGTGGCGCGACGATTCACACGGTGACCAAGGGCACGATCACCAACGGCACCATCGTGCTCGATCGCGGTAAGATCACCGCGATCGGCGGCCCCGAGGTCGCGGTGCCGCGCGGTGCCAAGGTCGTGGATTTGGCCGGGAAGCACATCTACCCGGGCTTGATCGACGCGTACAGCACGGTCGGTATCACCGAGATCGGCTCGGTGGACGTCTCCAACGACATCAACGAACTCGGAGACTTCAATCCGAACGTGCGCGCCGAAGTGGCGGTGAACGCCGAGAGCCGGCACATCGGCACGACGCGCTCGGCGGGTGTGTTGGTGGCCTTCAGCACGCCGGAAGGCGGCGTGATCTCGGGGCTGTCGTCGGCGATGTCGCTGGAAGGCTGGACGTGGGAAGAGATGTCGATGAAGGGCGCGGCCGCACTCAACGTGAAGTGGCCCGACCCCAACGCGCAGCCGCGGCGCTTCGGTGGTGGCGGCCCCGGCGGTCGTGGTGGTCCGGCCGGCCCGCCACCGAAGACGTACGCCGAGCAGGTGGAGCAGATCAAGGGATACTTCGCGGAAGCGCGGGCGTATCGTGATGCCGTGAAGTCGAATCAGTCGGTGCGCACCGATGCGCGGTACGCCGCGATGATTCCGGCCATCGACGGGGCGATTCCGGTGGTGGTGGCGGCGGAAGGCGCGGCGCAGATCAACGACGCGATCACATGGGGTAAGGCCGAAGGGATCAAGCTCGTGATCCGCGGTGGACGTGACGCGCTGTTCGTAGCTGATCGTCTCAAAGCGGAGAACGTGCCGGTGATTCTCACGTCGACGATGTCCGCGCCCGACCGCCAGTACGAAGGCTATGACAACGCGTACGCCACGCCGGCGAAGTTGCACGCGGCCGGTGTGAAGTTCGCGATTGCCGGTGGCAGCGGCGCGCTGTACAGCTATCGGCTACCGTGGGAAGCGGGTGTAGCCGTGGCGTTCGGACTGCCCGAGGAGGAAGCGCTCAAGGCCGTCACGATCAACGCCGCCGAGTTCATGGGCGTCGCTGACAAAGTGGGCTCGCTGGAAGTGGGCAAGGACGCCACGCTGTTGATCACCACCGGTACGCCACTGGACATGACGAGCAACATCATCCAGTCGTACATCCAGGGTCGCGAGATCAACATGATGGACATCCACAAGCTCTTCTTCCAGAAGTACCTGGAGAAGATCAAGCAGCAGGCGCCGCGAAAAATCACGCCGTAA
- a CDS encoding PA2169 family four-helix-bundle protein: protein MSSDINTEAVSVMNDLIETCRDGEKGFTAAAERADSADLKQLFSTLATQRKNFTHELEVQVEQLGGTPADMGHAAAVAHRGWMAVKAAVTSDDDQSILDECERGEDYAKKAYADALGKTLPSDLLPLVMRQADDVRAAHDKVRDLRNQHRATKQDDHDHPTA from the coding sequence ATGTCCAGCGATATCAACACCGAAGCCGTCTCGGTCATGAACGACCTGATCGAAACCTGTCGCGATGGCGAGAAAGGATTTACCGCTGCGGCTGAGCGCGCCGACAGTGCCGACCTCAAGCAGCTGTTTTCGACGCTCGCCACGCAGCGCAAGAACTTTACACACGAGCTCGAGGTGCAGGTGGAGCAGCTTGGTGGAACGCCCGCCGACATGGGGCATGCTGCTGCCGTGGCGCATCGCGGCTGGATGGCGGTGAAGGCGGCCGTCACGTCTGACGATGATCAGTCGATTCTCGACGAGTGCGAGCGCGGCGAAGACTATGCGAAGAAGGCGTACGCCGATGCCCTCGGCAAGACGCTGCCGAGTGACTTACTGCCGCTGGTCATGCGTCAGGCCGACGACGTGCGCGCCGCGCATGACAAGGTCCGTGACCTTCGGAATCAGCATCGGGCCACGAAGCAGGACGACCACGACCACCCGACCGCGTAA
- a CDS encoding fasciclin domain-containing protein: MLAACSGEKATPATDSVAAAPAAPAAETPAPKDIVETAIAAGTFNTLAKALTAAGLVETLKGAGPFTVLAPTDEAFAKIPAKDLEALLADKAALTKVLTYHVIAGNVPASTVTTLTEATSLEGSKIAIKVVDGKVMLNGASEVTTTDIAASNGVIHVINTVLMPPKK, from the coding sequence ATGCTTGCTGCGTGCTCAGGCGAGAAGGCCACACCGGCCACCGACAGCGTTGCGGCGGCCCCTGCTGCTCCTGCGGCCGAAACGCCGGCTCCGAAGGACATTGTCGAGACCGCCATCGCCGCTGGCACCTTCAATACGCTGGCCAAGGCGCTCACGGCCGCTGGCCTCGTCGAGACGCTGAAGGGCGCCGGTCCCTTTACCGTACTCGCGCCGACCGATGAAGCGTTCGCCAAGATTCCGGCGAAGGATCTCGAAGCGCTGCTTGCCGACAAGGCCGCGCTCACGAAGGTGCTCACGTATCATGTGATCGCCGGCAACGTGCCCGCCTCGACCGTGACGACGCTGACCGAAGCCACGTCGCTGGAAGGCAGCAAGATCGCGATCAAGGTGGTCGACGGCAAAGTGATGCTGAATGGTGCCAGCGAAGTCACGACCACCGACATTGCTGCATCGAACGGCGTGATCCATGTCATCAACACGGTGTTGATGCCGCCCAAGAAGTAA
- a CDS encoding DUF952 domain-containing protein, whose protein sequence is MTIPNDHAVFHICSREAIALARVTGEYRADSLDREGFIHLSRAHQVLPTAAAYFAGLPDLVVLVIDPTLLTAALVYEPPAPLPTALPKADATGELYPHCYGPIDLVAIVDVIELAEFSDP, encoded by the coding sequence ATGACAATACCAAATGATCACGCCGTCTTTCACATCTGCAGCCGCGAGGCGATCGCACTGGCTCGCGTGACCGGTGAATACCGCGCCGACAGCCTCGATCGCGAAGGCTTCATACATCTGTCACGCGCGCATCAGGTGCTGCCGACAGCCGCCGCGTATTTCGCCGGGCTGCCGGACCTGGTCGTACTGGTTATCGACCCCACGCTGCTCACGGCCGCGCTCGTGTACGAGCCACCAGCACCGCTCCCCACGGCGTTGCCGAAAGCGGATGCGACGGGCGAGCTGTACCCGCACTGCTACGGACCGATCGATCTGGTGGCCATCGTGGACGTCATCGAGCTGGCGGAGTTCAGCGATCCCTGA
- a CDS encoding DNA repair helicase XPB, translating into MSANPLIVQSDLTVLVDVSAPRYPDARDALARFAELVKSPEHIHTYRISPLSIWNACAAGVPIDEIVGALADFSRFAVPAHVLTQVRDFAARFGRVRIERDPASLGGEQLLVFTSDAVLAEELCHGKQLSALLTERVWPNCFRIRQIDRGRIKQGLIKAGFPAEDIAGYSTGEALAVTLRTVTRHGVPFALRDYQDAAVQAFHAQGGDRGGSGVIVLPCGAGKTIVAMGAIAAVQANTLILTTSVSAVRQWIAELLDKTGISEEMIGEYGGATKAVRPITVATYQMLTHRARTSGEFTHLALFDERNWGLIVYDEVHLLPAPVFQITATLQARRRLGLTATLVREDGREDDVFALIGPKKADVPWKVLERQGWIATAVCTEVRVPLPEAARLPYAVAESRHKFRIASENEEKTPVVRDIMARHAGEPALIIGMYIEQLETIAHSLSAPLITGTTAQRKRDLLFEQFRAGLIPALVVSKVANFAIDLPDASLAIQISGTFGSRQEEAQRLGRVLRPKAGANQAHFYSVITADTVEQDFALKRQLFLCEQGYEYAIRDAAELRVDASGGTGS; encoded by the coding sequence GTGTCTGCCAACCCGCTCATCGTCCAGAGCGACCTGACCGTGCTCGTGGACGTCTCGGCGCCTCGATACCCTGACGCACGCGACGCTCTGGCGCGCTTCGCCGAGCTCGTGAAGTCGCCGGAGCACATCCACACGTATCGCATCAGTCCACTGTCGATCTGGAATGCGTGTGCGGCTGGTGTGCCGATCGATGAAATTGTGGGGGCACTCGCCGATTTTTCACGGTTCGCCGTGCCGGCGCATGTGCTGACGCAAGTGCGCGACTTTGCGGCGCGCTTTGGGCGCGTACGGATCGAGCGGGACCCGGCGAGTCTCGGTGGTGAGCAGCTCTTGGTGTTCACCAGCGATGCCGTGTTGGCTGAGGAGTTGTGTCACGGCAAGCAGCTGTCCGCACTGCTCACCGAGCGCGTGTGGCCAAACTGCTTTCGCATTCGTCAGATCGACCGCGGGCGCATCAAGCAGGGGCTGATCAAGGCCGGTTTTCCGGCGGAGGATATTGCCGGCTATAGCACCGGTGAGGCGCTCGCGGTCACCCTGCGCACCGTCACACGCCACGGGGTGCCGTTCGCGCTGCGCGACTATCAGGATGCCGCCGTGCAGGCGTTTCACGCGCAGGGCGGGGATCGCGGGGGGTCTGGCGTGATCGTGCTCCCCTGCGGCGCCGGCAAGACCATCGTGGCCATGGGGGCAATTGCGGCGGTGCAGGCGAACACGCTGATCCTCACCACCAGCGTCTCCGCCGTGCGGCAGTGGATCGCGGAGTTGCTCGACAAGACCGGCATTTCGGAGGAGATGATTGGTGAGTACGGCGGCGCCACCAAAGCGGTGCGGCCGATCACGGTGGCAACGTATCAGATGCTCACGCATCGCGCCCGCACGAGCGGCGAGTTCACGCACTTGGCGCTCTTCGACGAGCGCAATTGGGGGCTGATCGTGTACGACGAGGTGCATCTGTTACCCGCGCCGGTGTTTCAGATCACCGCCACGTTGCAGGCGCGTCGTCGATTGGGGCTCACGGCCACGCTGGTCCGCGAGGACGGCCGCGAAGATGATGTCTTCGCGCTGATCGGCCCGAAGAAAGCCGACGTGCCATGGAAAGTGCTGGAGCGACAGGGATGGATCGCGACAGCCGTGTGTACGGAAGTCCGCGTGCCGCTCCCGGAGGCGGCCCGCTTGCCCTACGCGGTGGCCGAGTCGCGTCACAAGTTCCGTATTGCCTCGGAGAACGAGGAGAAGACGCCGGTGGTGCGCGACATCATGGCGCGTCATGCCGGTGAACCGGCGTTGATCATCGGCATGTACATCGAGCAACTGGAAACCATCGCGCATTCGCTAAGCGCGCCCCTGATCACTGGTACTACCGCGCAGCGAAAGCGGGACCTGTTGTTCGAGCAGTTTCGTGCCGGCCTGATTCCGGCGCTGGTGGTCTCCAAGGTGGCTAATTTCGCGATCGACCTGCCTGATGCATCGTTGGCGATTCAGATCTCCGGGACGTTCGGCTCGCGTCAGGAAGAAGCGCAGCGCCTCGGGCGCGTCTTGCGTCCGAAGGCGGGCGCGAATCAGGCACATTTCTACAGCGTGATCACCGCCGACACCGTGGAACAGGACTTCGCGCTCAAGCGTCAACTGTTTCTCTGCGAACAAGGATACGAATACGCGATTCGTGATGCGGCAGAGTTGCGCGTGGATGCAAGCGGAGGCACCGGGTCATGA